A region of Neochlamydia sp. S13 DNA encodes the following proteins:
- a CDS encoding DNA translocase FtsK has translation MAKKKAAKAASEKAPPVPMHSSIYGVVALASTLLIFLSLVSFAYNERTHHWVGLLGYSIGMVFHGIFGLSSYIICGFCTWAGWRLLIDKPIRHIGIKLFFTFLLILSFSMILNVVEDLYPLLGNTLSQFFYPNLWIKRQRYHLGGAPLFYLYKDLPIFNLYRFIGVSGVMVLFTSTLLASLFFIFKIMPQNLILSILRLFSKIKAKLSKSSSNALSALAPLEKKEVKVEVEAKKDSDFMRYVKLRIPGFLASTHSDNTSIAQDRPPSPELLAIRPEINLTTRPSVSRKEKNEDQLSFQLPAQPLQTPPLPAKKKELANEQLDKREAALKAQRVHNGDFSAYNLPSFNLLTNPKKFDQTSLKKDLKKQAEVLEETLLSFGIEAKVGQINCGPTITSFEVHPAIGVKVQRIKTLENDIALNMEARSIRIIAPIPGKAAVGIEVPNPSPQEVSFKDMLTTYQQGTKKFHIPILLGKAVNGDYVMSDLAKMPHCIIAGATGSGKSVCINTIVMSIVLNARPDEIKLVMVDPKKVELTPYTRLPHMLAPVITEPHGACAALRWMVKEMEKRYEILKQTGVRNIESFNNRVINKDFEDSLNIEVPEKMPYIVGIIDELADLMMVASSDIETPIARIAQMARAIGIHLVLATQRPSREVITGLIKANFPTRISFKVASRINSQIILDETGAESLLGNGDMLFLPPGTSHLVRAQGAFIRDEDIHSVVKYICDQAPPHYVIESFDTIGSISIEDSGGSLASTDAPQDALYDQALDIVLSTGNASTTFLQRKLKIGYARAASLMDQLESQGVVSPAEGSKPRKILAAKQGIPTDDDLLEEEENF, from the coding sequence ATGGCTAAAAAGAAAGCAGCAAAGGCAGCTTCTGAAAAAGCCCCTCCAGTGCCTATGCATAGCAGCATTTATGGAGTCGTTGCTCTTGCTTCTACGCTTTTAATATTTTTAAGCTTGGTAAGCTTTGCTTACAATGAACGCACACATCATTGGGTGGGGTTATTAGGCTATAGCATCGGCATGGTTTTTCATGGAATTTTTGGACTATCAAGCTACATCATCTGTGGCTTTTGTACATGGGCAGGTTGGAGGCTTCTGATAGATAAACCCATCCGCCATATCGGTATTAAACTCTTTTTTACTTTCTTGTTAATCCTTTCCTTCAGCATGATCTTAAACGTCGTCGAAGATCTTTACCCTTTGTTAGGCAATACCCTTAGCCAGTTTTTTTATCCTAATCTATGGATAAAGCGTCAGCGTTATCATCTGGGTGGTGCTCCTTTATTTTACCTCTATAAAGATCTACCTATCTTTAATCTCTATCGGTTTATAGGGGTCTCGGGCGTGATGGTTCTATTCACCAGTACTTTACTAGCGAGCCTGTTTTTCATTTTTAAGATTATGCCTCAAAATTTAATCTTAAGCATCTTACGCCTTTTTTCTAAAATTAAAGCTAAGCTATCCAAAAGTAGTTCAAATGCTTTGAGTGCTTTAGCTCCATTAGAAAAAAAAGAAGTAAAAGTGGAAGTGGAGGCTAAAAAAGATAGTGATTTCATGCGCTATGTTAAATTACGTATTCCTGGATTTTTGGCAAGCACGCATTCAGATAATACCTCTATAGCACAGGATCGCCCTCCTTCCCCAGAATTGTTAGCTATACGTCCAGAAATTAATTTGACTACACGTCCTTCTGTCTCTCGAAAAGAAAAAAATGAAGATCAACTTTCTTTTCAATTACCAGCGCAGCCTTTGCAAACGCCTCCTCTTCCCGCGAAAAAGAAAGAATTGGCAAATGAACAACTAGACAAAAGAGAAGCAGCCCTTAAGGCACAACGCGTGCATAATGGGGATTTTTCCGCTTATAATCTCCCCTCCTTTAATTTATTAACCAACCCAAAGAAATTTGACCAAACTTCTTTAAAGAAAGATTTAAAAAAGCAAGCTGAAGTGTTAGAAGAAACTTTGCTAAGCTTTGGCATTGAAGCTAAAGTAGGTCAAATTAATTGCGGACCTACCATCACCTCGTTCGAGGTTCATCCCGCTATAGGTGTTAAAGTTCAACGTATAAAAACATTAGAGAATGATATTGCTCTTAATATGGAAGCCAGATCGATTAGGATCATTGCTCCTATTCCCGGAAAAGCTGCTGTAGGCATCGAAGTGCCTAACCCCTCTCCTCAAGAAGTCAGCTTTAAAGATATGCTAACCACCTATCAGCAGGGTACAAAAAAGTTTCACATTCCTATCCTTCTTGGTAAAGCTGTGAATGGAGACTACGTAATGAGCGATCTAGCCAAGATGCCTCATTGCATTATCGCAGGCGCTACCGGTTCAGGCAAATCTGTCTGTATTAATACCATTGTCATGTCCATTGTGCTAAATGCTAGACCGGATGAGATTAAGCTTGTCATGGTGGATCCTAAGAAAGTAGAGCTGACCCCCTACACTCGCCTTCCTCACATGTTAGCGCCGGTAATTACCGAGCCCCATGGTGCTTGCGCTGCACTGCGTTGGATGGTAAAAGAGATGGAAAAACGCTACGAAATTTTAAAACAAACCGGTGTAAGAAACATTGAAAGCTTTAATAACCGTGTCATCAATAAAGACTTTGAAGATTCGTTAAATATCGAAGTTCCTGAAAAGATGCCTTATATTGTGGGAATTATCGATGAGCTCGCTGACTTAATGATGGTAGCCAGTAGCGACATTGAAACACCTATTGCTCGTATTGCCCAGATGGCACGAGCCATTGGTATTCATCTTGTCCTCGCCACCCAACGTCCCTCTCGAGAAGTGATTACGGGATTAATAAAAGCTAATTTTCCTACAAGGATTTCTTTTAAGGTTGCTAGCCGCATCAATAGTCAAATTATCCTTGATGAGACAGGCGCTGAGAGCTTATTAGGAAATGGAGATATGCTCTTTCTTCCTCCAGGTACTTCTCATTTAGTAAGAGCTCAAGGGGCTTTTATACGGGATGAAGATATCCACAGTGTTGTTAAATATATCTGCGATCAAGCCCCTCCTCATTATGTCATTGAGTCCTTTGATACCATCGGTTCCATCTCTATTGAAGATTCCGGTGGGTCACTAGCTTCTACGGATGCGCCCCAAGATGCTTTATATGACCAGGCACTAGATATCGTGCTCAGTACCGGCAATGCCTCTACCACTTTTCTGCAACGCAAGCTAAAAATTGGATACGCCCGTGCTGCTAGCTTAATGGACCAACTCGAATCCCAAGGGGTTGTAAGTCCTGCAGAAGGAAGCAAGCCGAGGAAGATCTTAGCAGCTAAGCAAGGCATACCAACAGATGATGATTTATTAGAGGAGGAAGAAAATTTTTAA
- a CDS encoding tetratricopeptide repeat protein: MPKKMLKSYIIISDKAHDYARQAICYNNFASIYHSQGKLEKAIACVKQCLKINLELHDKNHLLSAVDYENLGQLYQMQGNLEQAVKYVNKALKISQHLLEKNHPSIARLYNKFTSIL, encoded by the coding sequence ATGCCAAAAAAAATGCTTAAATCTTACATCATAATTTCTGATAAAGCTCATGACTATGCTCGGCAAGCAATATGTTATAATAACTTTGCATCAATTTACCATAGCCAAGGCAAGCTAGAAAAGGCGATTGCTTGTGTAAAGCAATGCCTTAAAATTAATCTTGAGCTCCACGACAAAAATCATTTACTGAGTGCTGTGGACTATGAAAATTTAGGACAGCTTTATCAAATGCAAGGAAATTTGGAGCAGGCGGTTAAGTATGTCAACAAAGCGCTTAAAATCAGCCAGCACCTATTGGAGAAAAACCATCCCAGTATCGCTAGACTTTATAATAAATTTACCTCTATTTTATAA
- a CDS encoding undecaprenyl-diphosphate phosphatase yields MSTIEAIFLGFVQGITEFLPVSSSGHLILAQYLLGMNNFKDLITFDLICHLGTLLALFIAFFKKIKTLLTSEKKVLHLLFIALLPLFPLVFFLKFIKAFFDHIEYLGYFFLFTAALMYLGVCFSKKTSSVIEMSKHTWKEALTIGFFQAMAVFPGISRSGATISAARLLGWNYEHAITFSFLLAIPTLMASIIVELGQLILKRDEYSLPAISWAQYLAGFLFSFLFGIIALHYLQKLASKRLFMYFIGYCLLVGMVTTLFFRNL; encoded by the coding sequence GTGTCAACAATTGAAGCAATTTTCTTAGGATTCGTTCAAGGTATTACCGAATTTTTACCTGTCAGCTCTTCTGGGCACCTGATTTTAGCTCAATACCTGTTAGGCATGAATAATTTCAAAGATCTAATTACTTTTGATCTTATCTGTCATTTGGGGACGTTATTAGCCCTCTTTATTGCCTTTTTCAAAAAGATTAAAACACTTTTAACAAGTGAAAAAAAAGTGTTACACCTTCTTTTTATTGCTTTGCTGCCGCTTTTTCCTTTGGTATTTTTTCTTAAGTTCATTAAGGCTTTTTTTGATCACATTGAATATTTAGGCTATTTTTTTCTTTTTACGGCTGCTCTTATGTATTTAGGGGTGTGCTTTAGTAAAAAAACTTCTTCTGTTATAGAAATGTCGAAGCATACTTGGAAAGAGGCTTTAACGATTGGTTTTTTTCAAGCTATGGCTGTGTTCCCGGGAATTTCCCGAAGTGGAGCTACTATTTCGGCAGCACGCTTGCTAGGTTGGAACTATGAGCATGCGATCACTTTTTCCTTTCTTTTAGCTATTCCCACACTTATGGCTAGCATTATAGTCGAATTAGGACAGCTAATTTTAAAAAGAGACGAGTATAGCTTACCCGCTATCTCTTGGGCACAGTATTTAGCAGGCTTTCTCTTTTCCTTCCTATTCGGAATAATTGCCTTGCATTATCTTCAAAAGCTAGCATCTAAACGCCTATTTATGTATTTTATAGGGTATTGCCTGTTGGTAGGCATGGTAACAACTCTGTTTTTTAGAAACTTATAA
- a CDS encoding tetratricopeptide repeat protein: MNIEILHRPHFIFPVFRKIEEGLAYSPGYPAIYRKIGLRIFKELKEQDLCRLRVVCKEWKQIIQEASLWKKLYPKSSIAKPGGKNQEIRASHKNEVFNPFDFLASLPPRTLKSMLCSGNDLNDEGLKDIFNTQSGTQIFKQTKVDKIKFLQNYPTHQLHGYLRKLNNYLEQITLSIDYTEERLSKEKIKELEEFYTLALKLAVYDKEVMQEIFCIEKLGDIYVEKGTAEALLQAAGLYNYVLSCSSSLESCEMTRKKLSQAETLLIKICNSKSSDLETRQTYFMKNRKLLKGLRDNIEKKIQAFSGDPSTEEVRELYREITQSVKEFFSNLVNQSIEALGTSPCEFAMIGFGSLAREEMTPYSDLEFGILVQENTPTTRKYFKSLTFLLHLLVINLGETILPALNIPCLKAISFFDGKTPRGFCFDGEGVEGKGCKTPFGNRHTFELINTPEKMAQYIAKNEEGRWWHDQEPHLPMELLTFTHLLGNPELTGRYSQKVQEILETPYQENFTLRQHLAKHHLVQQDMKNFDPGVDMLEKQGMLFKAKNDFYRFPHLAIDRLALLLKGAPSDTFARIDQLNQQEILTGEVAKKLKEWMSIALFMRLKTYSYYQAQKDSMNPLIKPFGFDEPEIVQKCLALDHKTLKKIKKIYGIFIPFYKIIQDFLAGNEEVLKSFVLDNSALQTQGLIALRLLQHEKAKKYYNLAIQATSGDVEMWNTLAAIYYVQGDLEKAIEINTRALNTALQQDKKNLYHITRSYNNLGMIYLNQGKLEKAEECANQALAIGYSMVGENHPLIAIRYNNLGNIFEAQGNLKLAIKCVKKALEIDLRVSGMDHPHLAIRYNNLARMYNANRKLIQAIYCAEQALALDLKLFGENHPKMAIRYGNLGSICKAQGNLEQAAEYMNRALDIDLKFFSKIHPRIASHYSNLSTIYFSQRKLEKAVEYARQALDIDLKLYGKDYHKVAIRYNNLAQIYQLQGRLEKAARYTEKALNISLNCFGKKHFQLAIFYKNLGIIYQCQSKLEQAADCMKQALHLNLELYGENHFSLGEVYEHLQKIYQAQGDLKQAAKYAKKNA, encoded by the coding sequence ATGAATATAGAAATCTTACATAGGCCCCATTTTATATTTCCTGTATTTAGAAAAATAGAAGAAGGGTTAGCTTATTCTCCAGGATATCCAGCCATATATAGGAAGATTGGCTTAAGGATCTTTAAAGAATTGAAAGAGCAAGATTTATGTCGATTAAGAGTTGTATGTAAAGAATGGAAACAAATCATTCAAGAAGCTTCTTTATGGAAAAAACTTTATCCAAAAAGCTCTATTGCTAAACCTGGCGGTAAAAACCAGGAAATTAGGGCTAGCCATAAGAATGAAGTTTTTAATCCTTTTGATTTTTTAGCTTCTTTGCCCCCTAGAACTTTAAAGAGTATGCTATGCTCTGGAAATGATTTAAATGATGAGGGACTAAAGGATATTTTTAATACTCAAAGCGGTACTCAAATTTTTAAACAAACCAAAGTCGACAAGATCAAATTTTTGCAAAATTACCCAACTCATCAATTACATGGTTACCTTCGAAAACTTAATAACTATCTAGAACAGATTACCCTTTCTATTGATTACACAGAGGAGCGTTTATCCAAAGAGAAAATAAAAGAATTAGAAGAATTTTATACGCTAGCTTTAAAGCTTGCTGTTTATGACAAAGAAGTTATGCAGGAAATCTTTTGTATAGAAAAGTTGGGTGATATTTATGTGGAAAAAGGCACAGCAGAAGCACTTCTTCAAGCAGCAGGGCTTTATAATTACGTTTTATCTTGTTCTTCTTCTTTAGAAAGCTGTGAAATGACTAGAAAAAAGTTATCCCAAGCTGAAACTTTACTTATTAAGATCTGTAATAGTAAATCTTCAGATCTCGAGACGAGACAAACATATTTCATGAAAAACCGCAAATTATTGAAAGGTCTTAGAGATAATATAGAGAAGAAAATACAAGCTTTCTCTGGAGACCCTTCTACTGAAGAGGTCAGAGAGCTCTATCGCGAGATTACTCAAAGCGTAAAGGAATTTTTTAGCAATCTGGTAAATCAATCGATAGAGGCTTTAGGAACTAGTCCCTGTGAGTTTGCGATGATAGGATTTGGCTCTTTAGCTAGAGAAGAGATGACGCCTTACTCCGATCTAGAATTTGGCATTCTTGTGCAAGAAAATACTCCTACAACTAGAAAATATTTCAAATCTCTTACGTTTCTCCTCCACCTACTAGTTATTAATCTAGGAGAGACTATCCTGCCTGCTCTAAATATCCCCTGTTTAAAGGCTATAAGCTTTTTTGATGGTAAGACTCCTCGAGGGTTTTGCTTTGATGGGGAAGGAGTGGAAGGAAAGGGGTGTAAAACTCCTTTTGGAAACCGCCATACATTTGAGCTTATTAACACCCCAGAAAAGATGGCGCAATATATCGCTAAAAATGAGGAGGGTAGATGGTGGCATGATCAAGAGCCGCATCTTCCCATGGAACTTTTAACTTTCACTCACCTATTAGGCAATCCTGAACTAACCGGGCGTTATAGCCAAAAAGTTCAAGAAATATTAGAAACTCCCTACCAAGAGAACTTTACCCTTCGCCAGCATCTAGCTAAGCACCATTTAGTACAACAAGATATGAAAAATTTTGATCCTGGAGTAGACATGTTAGAAAAACAAGGGATGCTTTTTAAAGCTAAAAATGACTTTTATCGCTTTCCCCATTTGGCTATAGATCGGCTGGCTCTTCTTCTAAAAGGGGCTCCTTCAGATACTTTTGCTAGAATTGATCAGCTAAATCAGCAAGAAATTCTAACAGGCGAGGTAGCTAAAAAGCTAAAAGAATGGATGAGTATAGCACTATTTATGCGTCTTAAAACCTATTCTTATTATCAAGCTCAAAAGGATAGTATGAATCCTCTTATCAAGCCGTTTGGTTTTGACGAGCCTGAAATCGTTCAAAAATGTTTAGCGTTGGATCATAAAACCTTAAAAAAAATAAAAAAAATTTATGGTATATTTATTCCTTTCTACAAGATTATCCAAGATTTTTTAGCTGGTAATGAAGAAGTTCTTAAATCTTTTGTTTTAGATAATAGTGCGCTTCAAACACAGGGACTCATAGCTTTAAGGCTTTTGCAGCATGAAAAAGCAAAAAAGTATTATAACTTAGCCATACAAGCCACCTCAGGAGACGTAGAAATGTGGAATACTCTCGCTGCGATTTACTACGTTCAAGGAGATTTAGAGAAGGCGATTGAGATTAACACGAGGGCCCTCAATACTGCTCTTCAACAGGATAAAAAAAATCTTTATCATATAACAAGAAGTTACAATAACCTAGGAATGATCTATCTTAACCAAGGGAAATTAGAAAAGGCTGAGGAATGTGCTAATCAGGCCCTCGCCATTGGCTATAGCATGGTGGGGGAAAATCATCCACTCATAGCTATTCGCTATAACAATCTAGGCAATATCTTTGAAGCTCAAGGAAATCTTAAATTAGCTATTAAATGTGTAAAGAAAGCGCTTGAGATTGATCTTAGGGTTTCCGGAATGGATCATCCTCACCTGGCGATTCGTTACAATAATTTGGCACGCATGTATAACGCCAATAGAAAATTAATCCAGGCGATTTATTGTGCCGAGCAGGCGCTCGCCCTTGATCTTAAGCTTTTTGGTGAAAATCATCCCAAAATGGCAATTCGCTATGGTAATCTTGGGTCAATCTGTAAGGCTCAGGGAAATTTGGAACAGGCGGCTGAATATATGAATCGAGCGCTTGATATAGATCTTAAGTTCTTTAGCAAAATTCATCCTAGGATAGCCAGTCATTACAGCAATCTGAGTACGATCTATTTCAGTCAACGAAAGTTAGAAAAAGCCGTTGAATATGCAAGGCAAGCACTAGACATTGATCTTAAGTTGTATGGTAAAGATTATCATAAGGTAGCCATCCGTTACAACAACTTGGCACAAATCTATCAATTACAAGGAAGGTTAGAAAAAGCGGCTAGATATACTGAGAAAGCACTCAATATTAGTCTTAATTGCTTTGGTAAAAAACACTTTCAGTTAGCAATTTTCTATAAAAATCTGGGGATTATCTATCAATGCCAAAGCAAATTAGAACAGGCGGCCGATTGTATGAAGCAAGCCCTCCACCTTAATCTAGAGCTTTATGGAGAAAATCATTTCTCTCTGGGAGAAGTTTACGAACATTTGCAAAAGATTTATCAAGCACAAGGGGATTTAAAGCAGGCAGCTAAATATGCCAAAAAAAATGCTTAA